The following are from one region of the Calditrichota bacterium genome:
- a CDS encoding M28 family peptidase, protein MEKKWFIRNVGLFLGIWMIGASCSAQPIPTFDGKRAYAYLVKQCDFGPRNPGSIGHRKAQAYLVKEFSKYTDRVRLQPFPFVNYKDNLHLTLHNIIASFGHKTPRILLAAHWDTRPWADQDPNPKNRNTPILGANDGASGVAVLLEIARHLKENPPPVGVDLALWDGEDSGREGHSDEYLQGSRYFAQNKPPSYDPEFSILLDMIGDRDLQIYEEGNSVSYAPEVVNRVWGMASKLGYPQFIPTVRYTIVDDHLPLLEVGIPSIDVIDFDYPYWHTLGDTPDKCSAKSLKVVGQVLLNVIYSK, encoded by the coding sequence ATGGAAAAAAAGTGGTTTATTCGGAATGTGGGATTGTTTTTGGGAATTTGGATGATCGGAGCAAGCTGTTCGGCACAACCTATTCCCACCTTTGACGGCAAACGAGCGTACGCTTATCTGGTAAAGCAGTGTGACTTTGGGCCCCGGAATCCGGGATCGATAGGGCATCGGAAGGCGCAAGCGTATCTGGTGAAAGAATTCTCGAAATATACGGATCGGGTGCGGTTGCAGCCCTTTCCCTTCGTCAATTACAAAGACAATTTGCACCTGACCCTGCACAATATTATTGCCTCTTTTGGACACAAGACCCCCCGGATTCTTTTGGCTGCACATTGGGATACGCGCCCCTGGGCCGATCAGGATCCAAATCCGAAAAATCGAAATACGCCCATTTTGGGTGCGAATGATGGCGCCTCCGGGGTAGCGGTTCTGCTGGAAATTGCCCGCCATCTAAAGGAGAATCCGCCCCCGGTGGGGGTTGACCTGGCGTTGTGGGATGGAGAAGACTCCGGCCGGGAAGGGCATTCCGACGAATATCTTCAGGGCTCCCGCTATTTTGCTCAAAACAAGCCCCCGTCATATGATCCCGAATTCAGTATTCTGCTGGATATGATCGGTGACCGGGATCTCCAGATTTACGAGGAAGGCAATTCGGTCAGTTATGCCCCGGAGGTGGTGAACCGGGTCTGGGGAATGGCCTCAAAACTGGGCTATCCGCAATTCATTCCCACCGTTCGCTACACCATTGTTGATGACCATTTACCCCTTCTGGAAGTGGGTATTCCCAGCATTGATGTGATTGATTTCGATTACCCGTATTGGCACACCCTCGGCGACACCCCGGATAAATGCTCTGCGAAAAGCCTGAAGGTTGTGGGCCAGGTTCTTTTGAATGTGATTTACAGCAAGTAG